From the genome of Natrinema marinum:
CGCCGTCGCGGATCGGCGCGTCGGCGGCCGCTCGCAGGTCCGCGAGCAACTCGAGAATCTCGGGCATATCGTCGGCATCGGTGACGACGAACTTCAGTTGGCAGTCGTAGTTCTCGACCAACCGAGAGAGCGTCCTGAGGTCGATGCGGTCGTTCTCGTGGCGCTCGGCCCACTCGCCGTCCCCCTTGGGATCGCGCTCGGGCGTCGGCGTACTGCTCTCGAGCTTGGGACTCACGGAGGCGAGATCGATCGGCGCATCCCGATAGATCGTCCCGTTGGTCTCGACGGTGGTGTGGTAGCCCCGATCGTCGAGTGCCTCGAGCAAGGCGACGCTCTCCTCGTGGATCAGCGGTTCGCCGCCGGTGAGGACGACGTGGTCGGCGTCGTAGGATTCGATCTCGGCGACGATCTCCTCGAGTCCGAGCCACGCGTGGGTTGGCTCCCAGGAGGTGTGATACGAGTCGCAGAACCAACAGCGGAGGTTGCAGCCGCTCGTGCGGACGAACACGGACGGCACACCGGCCAGCGTCCCCTCGCCCTGCAGCGAGTAGAACAGTTCGTTGATCGGCAGGCCGTCGGGCGCGTCCTCGCCCCCGGCCTCGCTCTCCGACTCGAGGTCGACGGAATCGGAAACCGGCATCTCAGATCTCGCTGCCCCCGCAGAGTTCGCTCGTCTCGTTGACCTGCACGGACACGTCGGTGACCGTCTCGGGGAGCGCCGACGCGAGTTTCCGCTCGAGGACGACGCTCATCACCTCGGCCGTCGGGGGGTGCTCGAGGACGACGACCGCGTCGGCGTCGCCGGCCGCTTCGAAGGCCTCGATCAGGGGGTCCCCGGCCTCGAGCAGGAACATGTGATCCCACTCGTCTATGACCGCAGTAATATCGCCCTTGTCGGCGATCCACCCTTCTTCGGTCAGGCGGCCCGTGACGGAGACGGCGACCTCGTAGTTGTGGCCGTGGGGTCGCGAACACTTCCCGTCGTGGTGTTGTATCCGGTGGCCCGAACTGATTCTGATCGGACGGTCTCGTCCGACGTGGAGAGTGCGCTGGGCGCCGACGACCGACTCCTTGCGGAGCGCCTCGTCGGTTTCCTCCCTGGCCGGCCGGTTCTCTATGCTCTCAGTCACACCCTGGTATTCTCTTGAGAATACTTAAGTCTGGAGGATCGTCGCTCCTCGGACTCGAGCGCAACGTCGGGTACTCTCGGTCGTCGACGCTGTGCTCGAGTGAACCGCTCACCTGCCGACACCTAGACGATTCGAGCGATCTCCGGTGCTCTTGGGTCGGAAGCGCCAACGGACGCTATGTGGAACTTCGAAGACGGTGCGGACGAACCGCTCGCGTGGACGACC
Proteins encoded in this window:
- a CDS encoding 7-carboxy-7-deazaguanine synthase QueE produces the protein MPVSDSVDLESESEAGGEDAPDGLPINELFYSLQGEGTLAGVPSVFVRTSGCNLRCWFCDSYHTSWEPTHAWLGLEEIVAEIESYDADHVVLTGGEPLIHEESVALLEALDDRGYHTTVETNGTIYRDAPIDLASVSPKLESSTPTPERDPKGDGEWAERHENDRIDLRTLSRLVENYDCQLKFVVTDADDMPEILELLADLRAAADAPIRDGDVLLMPEGATRERLAETRTRVADLAMEYGFRYTPRLHVDLWNDAPET
- a CDS encoding 6-pyruvoyl trahydropterin synthase family protein translates to MENRPAREETDEALRKESVVGAQRTLHVGRDRPIRISSGHRIQHHDGKCSRPHGHNYEVAVSVTGRLTEEGWIADKGDITAVIDEWDHMFLLEAGDPLIEAFEAAGDADAVVVLEHPPTAEVMSVVLERKLASALPETVTDVSVQVNETSELCGGSEI